From Bacillus sp. FSL K6-3431, the proteins below share one genomic window:
- a CDS encoding YpjP family protein, whose amino-acid sequence MKQWLRKSLIVVVSILTFGTVTPSHALWSQEQEVAKSQQRGSSADHTPNQPAVVVEAKLQSTDNRVDKEQFINEMTLEAERQSMTKFGPKISNVIENEFREIVLPNIESAIQMTAAQFPEDALASLEITETPSGGVSEKIFHIFNNDTQQDIIRFHVRRDKPPLEGYTFNFHYHTYHDEFQTHYSLGTIYWDKNTPPKWKAV is encoded by the coding sequence ATGAAACAATGGCTTAGAAAATCACTAATTGTTGTTGTATCAATACTAACATTTGGCACTGTCACTCCATCACATGCACTATGGTCACAAGAACAAGAGGTTGCGAAATCGCAGCAACGAGGCTCTTCCGCTGACCATACGCCCAATCAGCCTGCAGTTGTTGTTGAGGCTAAATTACAATCTACTGACAACAGAGTTGATAAAGAACAATTTATCAATGAAATGACATTGGAAGCTGAGCGGCAATCTATGACAAAATTTGGTCCGAAGATTTCCAATGTAATTGAAAATGAATTTAGAGAAATTGTTTTACCAAATATTGAATCTGCTATTCAAATGACAGCAGCACAGTTTCCCGAAGATGCATTAGCAAGTTTAGAGATTACTGAAACACCAAGCGGTGGTGTAAGTGAAAAAATCTTTCATATTTTTAATAATGATACACAACAAGATATTATACGCTTCCATGTAAGAAGGGACAAGCCCCCATTGGAAGGATACACATTTAATTTCCATTATCACACGTATCACGATGAGTTCCAAACACATTATTCGCTCGGAACAATATACTGGGATAAAAATACCCCCCCGAAGTGGAAAGCGGTTTAA
- a CDS encoding anthrax toxin lethal factor-related metalloendopeptidase, translated as MKNWVIMPIMLIIVILGTGLSQPTYNGLLLKNSNVYKNIELQSIDILKDIVVVPESPFNETEAMMVLKRLDILPISILQNMKKKRIKVILFTGELTDNPSAAHLKGVAPRGYPSGIVWNDLPGVGGSKLILVKIGHSEQGKGHGSVNLEYHEIAHTIYHYTQNDSNKTDFTLAWEQEANILFPGQSYFLNYKEEYFAESFALFFLSDVTRMKLKEFAPVTYGLFSQLYNG; from the coding sequence ATGAAAAACTGGGTAATTATGCCGATAATGCTAATCATCGTAATACTGGGGACAGGTCTATCGCAACCTACATATAATGGCCTGCTTTTGAAAAATAGTAATGTATATAAAAATATAGAATTACAATCTATTGATATATTGAAAGACATCGTTGTTGTTCCCGAAAGTCCATTTAATGAAACGGAAGCGATGATGGTATTAAAAAGGTTAGATATTCTTCCAATCTCTATTTTACAAAATATGAAGAAAAAAAGAATAAAAGTTATATTATTTACTGGTGAATTAACGGATAATCCGAGCGCAGCACATTTAAAAGGTGTTGCACCAAGAGGCTATCCAAGTGGAATTGTATGGAATGACTTACCGGGCGTTGGCGGCTCTAAATTAATACTTGTTAAAATTGGTCATAGCGAACAAGGAAAAGGACATGGATCAGTTAATTTAGAATATCACGAAATAGCGCATACAATATATCATTACACGCAAAATGATAGCAATAAAACCGATTTTACATTAGCATGGGAACAAGAAGCGAATATCTTATTTCCAGGGCAAAGTTATTTTTTGAATTATAAAGAAGAGTATTTTGCCGAAAGCTTTGCATTATTCTTTCTTTCAGATGTGACGAGAATGAAATTGAAGGAATTTGCGCCAGTTACATATGGATTATTTAGTCAATTATATAATGGTTAG
- a CDS encoding thymidylate synthase, translating into MKQYVQLINDVLENGTKKEDRTGTGTISTFGYQMKFDLQKGFPLLTTKKLHTKSIIHELLWFLAGDTNIAYLQENGVRIWNEWADENGELGPVYGKQWRSWQVADGSTKDQIKDVLQQIKNNPDSRRMIVNAWNVGEIDKMALPPCHCLFQFYVADGKLSCQLYQRSADIFLGVPFNIASYALLTMMMAQVTNLEPGEFVHTLGDAHIYSNHLEQVQLQLSREPCSLPTMKINPEVKDLFQFTFDDFSLENYDPHPHIKGAVSV; encoded by the coding sequence ATGAAACAATATGTACAATTAATAAATGATGTGTTAGAGAATGGAACAAAAAAGGAAGATCGCACGGGTACTGGTACGATCAGTACATTTGGTTATCAAATGAAATTTGATTTGCAAAAAGGATTTCCACTGCTTACTACGAAAAAACTTCATACAAAGTCAATCATCCATGAACTTCTCTGGTTTTTGGCAGGTGATACAAATATTGCTTATCTACAGGAGAATGGAGTAAGGATTTGGAATGAGTGGGCAGATGAGAATGGCGAATTAGGTCCGGTATACGGTAAACAATGGCGGTCATGGCAAGTAGCAGATGGGTCAACTAAGGATCAAATTAAAGATGTGCTCCAGCAAATCAAAAACAATCCTGATTCGCGTCGTATGATTGTAAATGCGTGGAATGTAGGAGAGATTGATAAAATGGCTTTACCTCCATGTCATTGTTTATTCCAATTCTACGTAGCAGATGGAAAACTATCGTGTCAACTATATCAAAGATCAGCTGATATTTTTCTAGGAGTACCATTTAACATTGCTTCATATGCTTTACTGACAATGATGATGGCGCAAGTGACAAATCTGGAGCCAGGTGAATTTGTACATACGCTCGGGGATGCACATATCTATTCGAACCATCTGGAGCAAGTACAGTTACAGCTTAGTCGGGAACCTTGTTCACTTCCAACAATGAAGATCAATCCAGAAGTAAAAGATTTATTTCAGTTTACTTTTGATGATTTCTCATTAGAAAACTATGATCCACATCCACATATTAAAGGGGCGGTAAGTGTATGA
- a CDS encoding dihydrofolate reductase encodes MISFLWAEDENGLIGKENDLPWRLPADLKYFKETTMGHTIVMGRKTFESIGRPLPGRTNIILTRDSDYKQEGCLVFHSKNELLQWADENSYEVFITGGSEIFKLFIDEVDQLYVTKIHATFEGDTYFPKLAWQEWTIVSNNKGLKDEKNPYDYYFQKYKKK; translated from the coding sequence ATGATTTCTTTTTTATGGGCAGAAGATGAGAATGGACTAATCGGTAAGGAAAATGATCTACCTTGGAGATTGCCTGCTGATTTGAAATACTTTAAAGAGACGACGATGGGACATACCATTGTCATGGGAAGAAAAACATTTGAATCAATTGGGAGACCGTTACCTGGACGTACAAATATTATTTTAACTCGGGATTCAGATTATAAGCAGGAAGGCTGCCTAGTTTTCCATTCTAAAAATGAACTTCTACAATGGGCAGATGAAAATAGCTATGAAGTTTTTATTACAGGTGGATCGGAAATTTTTAAACTATTCATAGACGAAGTGGATCAGTTATATGTCACTAAAATTCATGCTACTTTCGAAGGTGACACGTATTTCCCAAAATTAGCTTGGCAAGAATGGACTATAGTATCAAATAATAAAGGTCTAAAAGATGAAAAAAACCCATATGATTATTATTTTCAAAAATATAAAAAGAAATAA
- the trhA gene encoding PAQR family membrane homeostasis protein TrhA, which produces METTFYTDGESYNWKEELANAITHGIGFLLSIPALVILIVSAAQKGDPLQIVSFTIYGISMLLLYLFSTMLHSFKPSKAKNIFAILDHSAIYLLIAGTYTPLVLVSLNGVLGWTLFGIVWGLAIAGITLKCFLINRFRVLSTFFYLVMGWLVIIAVEPLYSNLSGTGFGLLLSGGLLYSVGAIFYIWRNLPYSHAIWHLFVIAGSACIYFCILFYV; this is translated from the coding sequence ATGGAAACAACTTTTTATACTGATGGCGAGTCATATAATTGGAAAGAAGAACTAGCTAACGCTATTACTCATGGTATCGGATTTCTTCTAAGTATCCCAGCGCTTGTAATCTTAATCGTCTCTGCAGCGCAAAAAGGCGATCCACTTCAGATCGTTAGCTTCACTATATATGGCATTTCCATGTTACTACTCTATTTATTTTCTACAATGCTCCATAGTTTTAAGCCTTCAAAAGCAAAAAATATATTTGCCATACTTGATCATTCAGCTATCTACCTATTAATCGCAGGCACATATACACCACTAGTACTGGTTTCACTAAATGGTGTTCTCGGTTGGACTTTGTTCGGGATTGTCTGGGGCTTAGCCATTGCAGGAATTACTTTAAAATGTTTCTTAATTAACCGGTTTCGTGTACTTTCCACCTTTTTTTATCTGGTTATGGGTTGGTTAGTAATCATTGCTGTTGAGCCTCTATATTCTAATTTAAGTGGAACCGGATTTGGTTTACTACTTAGTGGAGGACTTTTGTATTCCGTAGGCGCCATTTTCTATATATGGAGAAATTTGCCTTACTCACATGCTATTTGGCATCTGTTTGTAATTGCAGGAAGTGCATGCATATATTTCTGTATTTTGTTCTATGTATAA
- a CDS encoding DegV family protein yields the protein MNKIKIVTDSTCDLSKSEIDKLNIHVIPLSITIDGETYLDRVDITPKTFMQKMKLSAELPKSSQPAVGEFIKLYDALGEDGSEVLSIHMTGKMSGTVEAARTAASMSKSKVTIIDSLYISKALAFQVEKAVNLVKEGKTVHDIIESLETVRNNTKLYLVVDTLENLVKGGRIGKGRAMIGSLLNIKPITMLEDGELSPVAKVRNQPQAIKYLIKQFSEDIEGKTIKSVGLAHANGLEFAMKIKKIIEELTGFDKVEIEDTTPVIGTHAGPGALGFMYYVE from the coding sequence ATGAATAAAATAAAAATTGTAACGGACTCGACGTGTGATTTATCAAAATCTGAAATAGACAAATTAAACATACACGTTATTCCTTTATCCATTACTATTGACGGAGAAACTTATTTAGACAGAGTTGATATTACTCCAAAGACCTTTATGCAAAAAATGAAACTATCTGCTGAACTGCCAAAAAGTTCGCAACCCGCAGTAGGTGAATTTATAAAATTATATGATGCATTAGGTGAGGATGGTAGTGAAGTACTATCTATCCATATGACTGGTAAAATGAGCGGTACTGTAGAGGCAGCAAGAACAGCAGCAAGTATGAGTAAATCAAAAGTAACAATTATTGATTCCTTATATATTTCCAAAGCGTTGGCATTTCAAGTGGAAAAGGCCGTTAATTTGGTTAAAGAAGGAAAAACAGTACATGATATTATCGAATCCTTGGAAACTGTCCGAAATAATACAAAATTATATCTTGTTGTAGACACACTTGAAAATTTGGTAAAGGGTGGCAGAATTGGAAAGGGGCGTGCGATGATTGGTTCTTTGCTAAATATAAAGCCAATTACGATGTTGGAAGATGGCGAACTATCACCAGTTGCCAAAGTAAGAAATCAACCACAGGCAATCAAGTATTTAATTAAACAATTTTCAGAAGATATCGAAGGTAAAACGATTAAAAGTGTTGGACTTGCACATGCAAATGGTCTAGAATTCGCTATGAAAATAAAAAAAATAATCGAAGAACTGACTGGTTTTGATAAAGTAGAGATAGAAGATACTACTCCAGTCATTGGTACACACGCAGGTCCGGGAGCGCTAGGATTTATGTATTATGTTGAGTAA
- a CDS encoding SGNH/GDSL hydrolase family protein: protein MNKLLLFLLSLTLILTGCSATISSQEARTFSREVKQNPPVDFIPRDVSVVAVGDSLTQGVGDIQDLGGYIPYLQAKLEASKLISTANFQNFGVRGNRSDQLLKRLNKENVKTAIVDADLVIITIGGNDIMQVFKENMMGLELNKFVAAENGYSKTLHEIFMTIRQYNNEAGIVLIGIYNPFIKWFSDIKEMSTIVENWNQTSLEEVSNVDRAIFVPIANIFENNEESLLYTDYFHPNNRGYELIGDRIFSQLENENLLKSVFE from the coding sequence ATGAATAAACTTTTACTATTTTTACTTAGCCTAACGCTCATATTGACAGGATGTTCAGCGACCATCTCCAGTCAAGAAGCTCGGACGTTTTCTAGAGAAGTAAAACAAAATCCACCTGTTGATTTTATACCGAGGGATGTCTCTGTAGTTGCTGTGGGAGATTCTTTAACTCAAGGAGTTGGGGATATTCAGGATTTAGGTGGATATATTCCTTATTTGCAAGCTAAATTGGAAGCTAGTAAGTTAATTTCCACTGCAAATTTTCAAAACTTTGGTGTGAGAGGAAATAGAAGTGATCAACTATTAAAACGCTTGAATAAGGAAAATGTGAAAACTGCTATAGTGGATGCTGATTTGGTTATCATTACCATAGGTGGAAATGATATCATGCAAGTGTTTAAAGAAAACATGATGGGGCTGGAGCTAAATAAGTTTGTCGCGGCAGAAAATGGGTACAGTAAAACATTACATGAAATTTTTATGACTATTCGTCAATATAATAATGAAGCTGGGATTGTATTAATTGGAATATATAATCCATTTATAAAATGGTTCTCAGATATTAAAGAAATGAGCACGATAGTGGAAAATTGGAATCAAACGAGTTTAGAGGAAGTATCCAATGTAGATCGAGCTATATTTGTACCTATTGCAAATATATTTGAAAATAATGAAGAAAGTCTTTTATATACAGATTATTTTCATCCCAATAATCGAGGATACGAATTAATAGGAGATCGCATTTTTTCTCAATTAGAGAATGAGAATCTGCTTAAAAGTGTATTTGAGTAA
- a CDS encoding YpmS family protein — protein sequence MINKNAWKLLFIILFAFNVLIIMGLALLLFISSDQEAIPEIIETNKNASEFLIQTDKKDLNKLINHYIEKEGLNGPVHYQVLLTDEVELFGEMKVFSQTMQLKMTFEPTALENGDLLLKQRGVSLGNVKLPVSYILKLIRDAYKFPEWVIIQPNDKEIYVALHKMKLNGGINVKAESFNLVDDDIAMKMLVPVD from the coding sequence TTGATAAATAAAAATGCATGGAAACTCCTCTTTATTATTTTATTTGCATTTAATGTTCTGATAATAATGGGATTAGCCTTATTATTATTTATTTCATCCGACCAAGAAGCCATACCAGAAATAATAGAAACAAATAAAAATGCATCTGAATTTTTAATTCAAACGGATAAAAAGGACTTAAATAAACTAATTAACCATTATATTGAAAAAGAAGGACTTAATGGACCTGTACATTATCAAGTGCTATTGACGGATGAGGTAGAATTATTTGGAGAGATGAAAGTTTTTTCTCAAACAATGCAATTAAAAATGACATTTGAACCAACGGCTTTAGAAAACGGGGATCTTTTATTAAAACAAAGAGGCGTATCACTTGGAAATGTTAAACTTCCGGTTTCCTATATTTTAAAATTGATTCGTGATGCCTATAAATTTCCTGAATGGGTTATCATACAACCAAATGATAAAGAGATTTATGTTGCTCTTCATAAAATGAAATTAAATGGCGGAATCAATGTTAAAGCTGAAAGTTTTAATTTAGTCGATGATGATATAGCTATGAAAATGCTTGTTCCAGTCGATTAA
- the msrA gene encoding peptide-methionine (S)-S-oxide reductase MsrA: MNESHDLEIATFAGGCFWCMVKPFDELPGIIAVVSGYTGGITENPTYEEVCSGLTGHTEAVQITFDPNVFKYHQLLELFWMQIDPTDAGGQFYDRGVSYRPVIYYHTEQQKLLAEKSKNDLAESGRFKQPIVVPIEKAATFYPAEDYHQQFYKKNQQRYSSYQIGSGRADFIQKHWGESHE; this comes from the coding sequence ATGAATGAAAGTCACGACTTAGAAATTGCTACATTTGCTGGTGGGTGCTTTTGGTGTATGGTTAAACCCTTCGACGAATTGCCGGGCATTATAGCTGTTGTTTCGGGGTATACAGGAGGAATTACTGAAAATCCTACTTATGAAGAAGTGTGTTCTGGGCTGACGGGACATACAGAAGCAGTGCAAATCACATTTGATCCAAATGTTTTTAAGTATCATCAACTGTTGGAATTATTTTGGATGCAAATCGACCCGACAGACGCCGGTGGACAATTCTATGATCGGGGAGTATCGTACCGTCCTGTTATTTACTATCACACAGAACAACAAAAATTGCTTGCGGAAAAGTCAAAAAACGACTTGGCGGAAAGTGGCAGATTTAAGCAACCGATAGTAGTCCCGATAGAAAAAGCTGCTACATTTTATCCAGCTGAGGACTATCATCAGCAATTTTACAAAAAGAATCAACAACGGTATTCATCTTATCAAATCGGTTCGGGACGAGCGGATTTTATTCAAAAACACTGGGGGGAGTCACATGAATAG
- the msrB gene encoding peptide-methionine (R)-S-oxide reductase MsrB, which translates to MNSDDLKNKLTSMQFNVTQNNGTEPPFNNEYWDKEDEGIYVDIISGKPLFSSTDKYDAGCGWPSFTKGIDDEELLEKKDMTHGMIRTEVRSKEADAHLGHVFPDGPGPTKLRYCINSAALRFIPKDKLVEMGYAKYEGLFK; encoded by the coding sequence ATGAATAGCGATGATTTAAAAAACAAACTTACTTCTATGCAATTCAATGTTACACAAAACAATGGCACAGAGCCACCGTTTAATAATGAATACTGGGACAAGGAAGATGAAGGAATTTATGTTGACATTATTTCCGGTAAGCCCTTGTTCAGTTCTACAGATAAATACGATGCAGGCTGTGGATGGCCAAGTTTTACAAAAGGCATAGACGATGAGGAACTGCTCGAGAAAAAAGATATGACTCATGGTATGATCCGGACGGAAGTTAGAAGCAAGGAAGCGGATGCTCATTTAGGACATGTATTTCCTGACGGTCCAGGTCCAACGAAGTTGAGGTATTGTATAAACTCTGCAGCGCTTCGCTTCATACCGAAAGATAAATTAGTGGAAATGGGCTATGCAAAATATGAAGGACTTTTTAAGTGA
- a CDS encoding PTS sugar transporter subunit IIA: MLKKLFGKKEEVSKTFTVVAHLTGQVIELGDVPDPVFAQSMMGDGMAINPENGKVVAPVDGEIIQVFPTKHAIGIKTKNGAEILLHIGIETVGLKGEGFNVFVKEGDKVNTGDILVEFDFALVTDKAASTITPIIITNGDDVASITKHSVGHVTAGETPMMEITMK; encoded by the coding sequence ATGTTGAAAAAATTATTTGGTAAAAAAGAGGAAGTATCTAAAACATTCACAGTGGTCGCTCATCTAACAGGACAAGTGATAGAATTGGGAGATGTACCTGATCCAGTTTTTGCTCAAAGCATGATGGGAGACGGAATGGCAATAAATCCTGAGAATGGGAAGGTAGTTGCTCCAGTAGACGGAGAAATTATTCAAGTATTTCCTACCAAGCATGCGATTGGTATTAAAACAAAGAATGGCGCTGAAATACTTCTTCATATCGGTATTGAAACGGTTGGTTTGAAAGGTGAAGGCTTTAATGTATTTGTTAAAGAAGGAGATAAAGTAAATACAGGTGACATATTGGTTGAGTTTGATTTTGCCCTAGTCACTGACAAAGCAGCTAGTACAATTACTCCTATTATTATCACGAATGGTGATGATGTAGCTTCAATTACAAAGCATTCCGTTGGTCATGTAACTGCAGGTGAAACGCCAATGATGGAAATAACGATGAAATAA
- a CDS encoding YjcZ family sporulation protein: MYENYGCYDPCYPAYGYGNECGGGGRGGFALIVVLFILLIIIGACWCFPN, encoded by the coding sequence ATGTACGAAAATTATGGCTGTTATGATCCATGTTACCCAGCTTACGGATATGGTAATGAGTGCGGTGGCGGTGGAAGAGGCGGATTTGCCCTTATCGTCGTATTGTTTATTCTATTAATCATTATCGGCGCATGTTGGTGCTTCCCAAACTAA
- a CDS encoding YozE family protein — translation MNKSFYHFLMKYRHTIKKDELSEFANAAYHDHGFPKGSDDYHLLTNYLELSGHYLPNMSLFDFAWELYMESENK, via the coding sequence ATGAATAAATCCTTTTATCACTTTTTAATGAAATACCGTCATACTATCAAGAAAGATGAACTTAGTGAATTTGCTAATGCTGCTTACCATGATCATGGTTTTCCGAAAGGTTCGGATGATTATCACTTGCTTACTAATTATTTAGAGTTAAGCGGACACTATTTACCTAATATGTCACTATTTGATTTTGCTTGGGAGCTATATATGGAGTCTGAGAATAAATAG
- a CDS encoding YozD family protein — MREMEVFIDTEEIAEFFYRELLQRGYTPSEEEADVLADIAFDYLIEKNIIDEDYED; from the coding sequence ATGCGTGAAATGGAAGTGTTTATCGACACGGAGGAAATCGCAGAATTTTTCTATCGGGAGCTATTACAAAGAGGATATACTCCAAGTGAAGAAGAAGCTGATGTGTTGGCAGATATAGCATTTGATTATTTAATTGAAAAGAATATTATAGACGAGGATTACGAAGATTAA
- the deoD gene encoding purine-nucleoside phosphorylase, translating to MSIHIGASQNEIAETVLLPGDPLRAKYIAETFLENVICYNEVRNMFGYTGEYKGKRISVQGTGMGVPSISIYINELMNSYNVQNLIRVGTCGAIQKDVKVRDVILAMTASTDSQMNRLTFGGVDYAPTASFELLKNAYDTGLERGLNLKVGNVFTADMFYNDNAEHEKWAKYGILAIEMETSALYTIAAKYGRKALSVLTVSDHILTGEETTAEERQTTFNEMIEVALDAAIKEAR from the coding sequence ATGAGTATACATATTGGTGCGTCACAAAATGAAATTGCTGAAACAGTACTTTTACCAGGAGATCCACTACGAGCAAAATATATTGCCGAGACATTTTTAGAAAATGTAATATGCTATAATGAAGTGCGGAATATGTTTGGATATACCGGTGAGTATAAAGGTAAAAGAATTTCCGTGCAAGGAACCGGAATGGGCGTTCCGTCAATATCTATTTACATAAATGAATTAATGAATAGTTATAATGTCCAAAATTTAATAAGAGTTGGAACATGTGGTGCTATTCAAAAGGATGTAAAAGTCCGAGATGTAATTTTAGCGATGACTGCTTCGACAGATTCACAAATGAATAGATTAACTTTTGGCGGTGTAGATTATGCACCAACAGCTTCATTCGAATTGCTGAAAAACGCCTATGATACTGGACTAGAAAGAGGCTTGAATTTAAAAGTAGGAAATGTTTTCACCGCAGATATGTTTTATAATGACAATGCGGAGCATGAAAAATGGGCTAAGTATGGTATTTTAGCGATAGAGATGGAAACCTCAGCATTATATACAATTGCAGCTAAATACGGAAGAAAAGCCCTTTCCGTATTGACAGTGAGTGATCATATTCTAACTGGTGAAGAAACAACAGCAGAAGAAAGACAAACCACTTTCAATGAAATGATTGAAGTGGCATTAGATGCAGCCATTAAAGAAGCAAGATAA
- a CDS encoding D-alanyl-D-alanine carboxypeptidase family protein translates to MKKVLIVFLTVLLLTGCSLENPFKSDKQSEKPAENEHIVEEPKKPEEIPDEEPSNTNDGLGEKQNNESKESEMALEAAYFNEIQQVNNILEIKNPSNPFALVNKEFFLPGNYEPDDLVRPKVSFSFGDEDIEKSYLRKEAAAALEKMFLAAKKEDVHLFAVSGYRSYSRQKTILDAEIAKVGEEQALQVVANPGSSEHQSGLAMDISSQDANFLLSEEFGETLDGKWLKNNAHRFGYILRYPKEKEEITGYQYEPWHFRYVGEKIANWVFENDWTLEEFFQVVEKI, encoded by the coding sequence ATGAAAAAAGTTTTAATTGTATTTTTAACAGTATTATTATTAACAGGTTGTTCTTTGGAAAATCCATTTAAGTCGGACAAGCAGTCAGAAAAGCCGGCAGAAAATGAGCATATAGTAGAAGAACCAAAAAAACCGGAAGAAATACCGGACGAAGAACCAAGTAATACTAATGATGGTTTAGGTGAGAAACAAAATAATGAAAGTAAAGAATCTGAAATGGCACTGGAAGCCGCGTATTTTAATGAAATACAACAGGTAAATAACATCTTAGAAATTAAAAATCCTAGTAATCCTTTTGCATTAGTGAATAAGGAATTTTTCTTACCAGGAAATTATGAACCGGATGATTTAGTTCGTCCCAAAGTATCTTTTTCTTTCGGTGATGAAGATATTGAGAAAAGTTATTTAAGAAAAGAAGCTGCGGCAGCATTGGAAAAAATGTTTTTAGCGGCTAAAAAAGAAGATGTTCATTTATTTGCGGTATCTGGATACCGATCATATAGTCGACAAAAAACAATATTAGATGCAGAAATTGCAAAAGTTGGCGAAGAGCAAGCCTTACAAGTTGTAGCTAATCCTGGAAGTAGTGAACATCAATCAGGTCTTGCTATGGATATATCGAGTCAGGACGCTAATTTCCTTTTATCAGAAGAATTTGGGGAAACACTAGATGGCAAATGGCTAAAAAATAACGCTCATCGTTTTGGTTATATACTTAGATATCCTAAAGAAAAAGAAGAAATTACAGGATATCAATATGAGCCTTGGCATTTTCGCTATGTAGGAGAAAAAATAGCAAACTGGGTTTTTGAAAATGATTGGACATTAGAGGAGTTTTTTCAAGTAGTAGAAAAAATATAA